The Betta splendens chromosome 2, fBetSpl5.4, whole genome shotgun sequence nucleotide sequence ttaaataccTATTTGTCTCGACAGGTAGTTAAACCGCACCGTCGAGCAGTAATAGCTAATCAGACGTAAATCTTATGATACACGgtaaaaacatcattttggtgGACACATAAACTGTAAACAGGATCCGTACCGTTGAGGCTGAAGACGCTTATTAACAGTGATGCTGGCCTGTTTTCCCCCGAGGTCCTGTTTCTGTTACCAGGCAACGCATCTCTCCTCCGCCCCACCGCTCGGCTCTTACGGTACCGCCTGACCCGATCACCGGATCACCATCGTCCGAATCGATCACATCGACTAGATGATCCGGTTTCATGCGGTCCTGGTTCAGTCTGCAGCCGCTGTCCGTCTCGTCCGctcgtttcctgtttgtttacgCCCAACGTCACCGTCTCCCTCGGTCTCAGTCAGTCACGTGTTTGGTAGAAAAACGGCACGAAAAGCGTTTTTACGTCAGCTAAAAAAAATACTGTGGTGGTGATTTAAAAGATGTTTGAATACAGAACCCCTAGAATATACGTGTTGTTTATACGCTTACGCTTACATATACGTATTATTCCCCATCACACGGGCTGATGCTGCAGGAGCGGGCTCACAGGGGTCCGGGGGTGGAACAGAGCCCCTTCCACCGCATCGCTGCCTGAAAGACTAGTTCTTGTTTTAAGGTCAGctttagaataaaaaaacaggtaTGCCTGCAAATTACTGGCTTTTATTAGTAAAAAACGTGATCATACTGATGAAGCTAGAGTTCATCTTAAAATAACTTAATGATTATGGCTGTAGATGTTCATTCAGGCCAAATCCACCGATACGCCCACTGTCGGATAGAGTGAGGATGGAAAACGGGCCAAGAAggttggcctgtgtgtgtgtgtgtggggggggggtacaacTGTAGCAAACCAAAGCAGATCATACGAAAGGTTTTCAGAATGTAACTTTAttgattaatgttaaaatatatacagtaacttaTTAAAACCACAAAAAAGCACATAAAATATCACAAAATCAAATACTGCTGAgtctaaatatttaaataccaCCATCGTTTGTAGAATTCGCAGCTGCTGTATCATCTGACACAGAGAGCAACagcaaaatatatatttatataatccAATATGAAATGCATTGActataatttaaaacaaaataattaaattataaacaggttttataatgaatgaatgaaatgttttcTCACAAGCATTTTTTGGTCCTGCTTTTTATAGCTGTGAGTTTCAGAATGTTCACATACTGTTggttcactgtgtctgtgttgcccgTCCTTCCTGAGTTTGATGGAGACTCTGGCCCTCAGTGctcagtgtgtttgtactgcaggCTGGTCCCATGGTGGAGGGGCAGCAGGCTGTTAGACAGAGAGCCAGAATAACACCAACAGCATAGACAGgactgagggaggaagagacagacacacagacaaggAGACGGTGAGCTTCCACTGGTCTGACCTCCACACAAGCAGAAACATACGCTCCACGTGTGGCCTTCAGGGTCCCGTGGGACGTAATGACGCAGACTCACAACTTTCTGTGACCGGCTGTGAGCTCACGCCGACCCGAGAAGGTCTTTGACCagcatcaaaacacaaacacgatcCCAAAAAGCAACACAATTTGGCTTTTACCTTGAAACAGGTTTTGAACTTCTTGGAGACGAAGTAGAGGATTATGGGATTGATGCAGGAGTTGATTGTTGCCATGTTCAGGCTGAAATAATCCAACACCAACAGAAAACTGTGGACGGGAGGAAGTGGCATTAAAACGAGACTAAACTATGACATGGGATCGAAGCGCCAACGTGTGACGGTGTTTCCTCCCACACCCACTTTAACAGTTCACAGCGATGTGCGTCGTGCGGCTTGTAGCTGGTCCTCTTCAGCAGCCGGCTCAGGTGCAGCGGGAACCAGCACAGGGCGAATATCAGCACCAGGCAGAACACGGCTTTGGCCACTTCCCTGCGCTGTGGAGGCAAAGCTGCATCAGAGGCCGGAGgcgcgggggtggggggggggggggtcagcacCGAACCTGCTTCAGGTGTTCGCTCAGCGAGAGGCGCAGGCTGCCCTTCTCGTGTCTGAGCATCTCGCAGGTCATCAGGCCGTAGAAGAAGGCGGAGCAGGCCAGAGGAACGCAGAAGTAGAAGCCGAACAGCCACCAGTCCTTCGCGTCCCGGTAGAACtggaacacacgcacgcagccgcGTCACGGGCCCGAAGGCGCCAGGAAGCCGAGAGGCAGCAGGTCACACTCACAGTCATGAAGGGCGTCGTCGGCTGCAGCATGCAGGTCGTCATGGTCGCGTTCTTGTACTCGAAGTCGACCATGTTGAAGCCGATGGCCTCCGGCACAGCCAGCACCGCAGACAGCACCCAGATCACGGCGATCTCCACCACCGTTACCGTGGGAACGCCCGTCCCCTGCACCCGCGACCAGGAGGCCACCGCACGATACCTGGAAGAGCagggatcagtgtgtgtgtgtgtgtgtgtgtgtgtgtgtgtgtgtgtgtgtgtgtgtgtgtgtgtgcgtgcgtgcgtgcgtgtgtgtgcatgtgtgtgtgtgtgtgcgtgtgtgtgtgcgcgcacgtgtgcacgtgtgtgtgtgcgtgtgtgtgtgtgtgtgcgtgcgtacgtgcgtgcgtgcgtgtgtgtgtgcgtgtctgtgtgtgtgtgtgtgtgtgcgtacgtgtgtgtctgtgtgtgtgtctgtgtgcgtgcgtgtgtgtgtgcgtgtgtgtgtgtgtgtgtgtgtgtgtgtgtgtgtgtgtgtgtgcgcacgtgtgcacgtgtgtgtgtgtgtgtgtgtgtgtgcgtgtgtgtgtgtgtgtgtgtctgtgcgtgcgtgcgtgcgtgtgtgtgtgtgtgcgtgtgcgtgcgtgtgtgtgtgtgtctgtgcgtgcgcgtgtgtgtgtgtgtgtgtgtgtgtgtgtgtgtgtgtgcgtgtgcgtgcgtgcgtgcgtgcatgcgtgcgtgtgtgtgtgtgtgtgtgtgtacagtacgtgtgtgtgtaggtgcgtgcatgcctgtgtgtgtgtgtgtgtgtgtgcgtgtgcgtgcgtgcgtgcgtgcgtgcgcgtctgtACCTGTCCACGCTCAGGACACACAGGTTGAGGACGGTGATGCCCACTGAGGCTTTCTGCAGGAAGGGGAACAGTTTGCAGAGGAACAGGCCAAAGGCCGTGTGTGCGAACGGCCAGCGTCCTGCCAGCAGCTGCGACACAGAGGAGAGAACGTCAGCTGCGTCTGTGCACTCGTCTTAtcggtgtgtgtgcgctgcgtTATCTGACTGTGGGATATTTTAGCGCCGTTATCGCGGCGACACTCAGGCTTCTGACACTGAGCGTCTCAGCAGAACCCGGGCCGTACCTTGTAGAGGTTGATGGGAATGTCGATGGCGACGTACATGAGGTCTCCCAGCGCCAGGCTGGCGATGAGCGCGTTGGGGCCGTTCCTCATGCTCTTGTTGAGGTAGATGATCCTCAGCAGGGTGGCGTTCCCAATGACCCCCACAGCGAAGATCAGGCAGGACATCACGGTGTTGATGTACTTGAATGCGTCTTGGATGGAGGTGTCCTTCTGGCAGGGAGGCAGAGACACCAGACGCACGCCCGGCTCCCGGGACGAGTTGGAGGAGGACGGGTCCAGAGCCGAGTGCGTGGACAGGTTGCGGTGGCAGTCGACAGGAGCGCAGACGCccagacagcagagcagcagcacagccagcgGGGTCCAGGGAGCCCCGGAACCGGGCCTGGAGCCCTTCAGCCAAGGCAGGCGTGGACCCATCACCATCGCTGTGGTCCAACTCAAACCActgtggttctggaggaggctTCGGACCCTGCAGAACCCTCACGGAGCCTCAGAGGGGATTTTACAACCTTAAAAGGCCATTTGGAAACGGTGTGTGTGATTTCCAGAGCGACAGTGAATCAGCTTTGGAGTGAAGGCAGATCAGAGCACTTCAGACCACACAAGGTCAGTTTGGTGAATCTGGAAAAtaagaaacaaacagctgcttgaTTAATGAGGACCACACATCAAAACTGGCTCCAAAAATGTTGGACAGAACAACTGTTTTCTTCAACAAAATCCTTAATGTTGTAGTTTAACGCCGACTGAACCACAGATAACGTGTTGGGACCTCACCTGCCTGAGTTCCGTGTTCCTCCAGAAGAACGCGCTGTGGAGTGACTGCTGAGGAACGTCGGGCTCCGTGGGTtctctcactttctcctcctctcggtcctccctcctttgtcgcctcctgttcctccctcttcctctcgtcTTTCATCCAGTTAGTGGAACATCTCATAAATGCTTTAATTCTTCTCTCAGTTAATTGAAACCAAATCACTTTTTCCACTTAGGTATTTGTTGATAAAACAACACTGTGGAAATGAAGGCAGTAAAACGTATTACGGTGTTAATTCTGACCAACAAATGTGACTTATTGCTTTGAACACAAGTGTTTCCAGACTCCAGACGTGGTTTATTACACACTTTACTCTCTGGAGGGTTTTTCAACCTTTATTGCTTTAACTGCAATCTTATTTCATTCAGATCCAAGTTGCACTTATTGGTCACTCGGACCCGAGTCGACTTCTATGAGTCCAGTAGGTCGCTGCTGGTGGGACGTGTGTCTGCAGCCAGCgttgctgtttgtctgttgatCTGCTGTAGCAGTGACACAACGTTGCCATCTGAGAGACAACGTGAGCTTATAGTCTCTGATCTTTGACTTTAGTTCCTATAATATTATCGCAGCTTGTGTTTGCGTAGTTCTAAGATCCTTTCTTCTGACTCACTGTAACTGTCTACAATAACAACAAGGACATTATTCAAATCTGCAGAAAGCCTCTGGTTCTGAAAGTTCAAAGTGAACTCTTCAAGCCTCGCTCTCGTTTCTGATCACTGCCCTCGATCCGCTCTGACCCTGCAGCTCTGAACATCTGCTGTTAACGTGCATCTGTGGAAGGCGTTCGTGGCAACTCGGCATGTTTACACATTTATAACACACGTGTGTTACAGATGTGAGAACCAAACCTGCAGATGTGCGTCCTTCCATTCCTTCCTGTATCGATCGACATGGACACAGGCACTTCACATTCACTGTATAACTATGTTAGTTGATCCTAATTACTTCTGAGAGCTTTTAAATGGGGCTGAACTGAACCAAAGCGTCTGTCTTCCATCAGGAAGCGCAGCGGTCGCCGTGACCTCCGACCTTCTCCCAGACTGACTTCATCTGcctaacctttgacctcagacGCTAACGTTCACTCACGTCAGAGCTAAATTTGGTTTGACATAGAACTCTCTGTTATCTCAGTGGCTAAGTGCGCTGGAAATGCGCTTCCCatcagtgtgtgttgctgttgtttatttCAGTGAATGCGGACACAAACAGACGAAGGCGCTACGTGACTTGGACCATGTTGGCAGATAATGGGGTCACCAGCAGGAACACAAGCCAGCTGAGCTGTGAGGACGTTCACTTAGTTTCCTTATAACAACTGGCTACTTCAAATAAACTCTGAACTGGACCTTGAATGGGACAAAAAGCACATGAATCTGTTGTGACACGGACAGACCAGCACATGGTTCTGAGCCCTGGGCACAACCAACATGTGCAGGGGCTTTGTTGTATTATTTAAAACATGTGTAGCTGTTGTTTCAGTTTATTacattgtgtgtttacatatcTTATTGTCACATGTGGCCAAacaaactgtacacacacacaatcactggtcactttattaggtacatctGTACAGTCTAACCTAATGCGGTGCATAATTTGTGTTTCGTGTCCTCTCTATCTAGTCTACATGCATATGCAAGTATGACGTCACTGCAGGTGTATTGTTACAGTAAGCTGTGTAGTGTGTTTAGTAGCTGGAGTCAGACCACCAACACTTACTTTATTAGTCTTGTGTAGATGTACTGTATCTTGGAAAAAACAGCCTGATTCtcattttgctttaaaagtaACAAATTACACTGGAAGCTAATTAGAACTAAAACAAATGGCCCAAATCCAAAGAGTCTCATTTAACTGCAAACCAAACCCAGATATTCTGTGAACATgtaagacagacaggaaacggCCTGTtcgcctcagctgctgctgatttctaCCCTCAACGTGAACTTTTATTAGAGACTCTGGCTCTTTGAAGACAAGAGCATCTACCACCACAAAGCCAACACAGTCGCACAAGGAGTTTCCATAACAG carries:
- the LOC114868681 gene encoding endothelin-1 receptor-like isoform X1, which codes for MVMGPRLPWLKGSRPGSGAPWTPLAVLLLCCLGVCAPVDCHRNLSTHSALDPSSSNSSREPGVRLVSLPPCQKDTSIQDAFKYINTVMSCLIFAVGVIGNATLLRIIYLNKSMRNGPNALIASLALGDLMYVAIDIPINLYKLLAGRWPFAHTAFGLFLCKLFPFLQKASVGITVLNLCVLSVDRYRAVASWSRVQGTGVPTVTVVEIAVIWVLSAVLAVPEAIGFNMVDFEYKNATMTTCMLQPTTPFMTFYRDAKDWWLFGFYFCVPLACSAFFYGLMTCEMLRHEKGSLRLSLSEHLKQRREVAKAVFCLVLIFALCWFPLHLSRLLKRTSYKPHDAHRCELLNFLLVLDYFSLNMATINSCINPIILYFVSKKFKTCFKSCLCCWCYSGSLSNSLLPLHHGTSLQYKHTEH
- the LOC114868681 gene encoding endothelin-1 receptor-like isoform X2, yielding MVMGPRLPWLKGSRPGSGAPWTPLAVLLLCCLGVCAPVDCHRNLSTHSALDPSSSNSSREPGVRLVSLPPCQKDTSIQDAFKYINTVMSCLIFAVGVIGNATLLRIIYLNKSMRNGPNALIASLALGDLMYVAIDIPINLYKLLAGRWPFAHTAFGLFLCKLFPFLQKASVGITVLNLCVLSVDRYRAVASWSRVQGTGVPTVTVVEIAVIWVLSAVLAVPEAIGFNMVDFEYKNATMTTCMLQPTTPFMTFYRDAKDWWLFGFYFCVPLACSAFFYGLMTCEMLRHEKGSLRLSLSEHLKQRREVAKAVFCLVLIFALCWFPLHLSRLLKRTSYKPHDAHRCELLNFLLVLDYFSLNMATINSCINPIILYFVSKKFKTCFKPAAPPPWDQPAVQTH